A genomic window from Salvia hispanica cultivar TCC Black 2014 chromosome 5, UniMelb_Shisp_WGS_1.0, whole genome shotgun sequence includes:
- the LOC125188517 gene encoding uncharacterized protein LOC125188517 isoform X2, producing METVVGMLGDDDARSEDFPLQDTADPVVYQLVRVDGNGRLVPATDDEVISAKDLLEDDKCKVRDIDAGQTLGCSINSGSKSCGSKRAEVEGSGQPQLKVLEVGTEKKNMSPDSEIGYTKVDVMHEEISKFVPNAVDVSECQSGSVEGCSKHLDESEKANSPVGTDIRPDFSLLNGEIHLDSLSVKDLQEIFQATFGRQTSVKDKQWLKRRIIMGLTNSCDFSTTTLVVIGNRVVKRGKDETGQRMDGSVLVDCVVTSALETNERPNTVHDEQIETHPTGNAMALQSSASQDNCESNETDTEHRPVKRVRKPTRRYIEEISEGESRDSGAQTVSSVEPPACDQSSAQVCVRSIQNFGLDQRYLLRKDSLGGFGIQVPYVNRIRRSRPRKNFVTLSVVYSERCTSETERKTLQFEQEVKSTESLKANLDDDVATVPTANGGMRRKHHRPWTLGEVVKLVEGVSKYGAGRWSEIKRLAFSSYSYRTSVDLKDKWRNLLRASMAESPMGNGVQNTRKHASVPIPTEILSRVRELADIHTQKQSINGVRHLCICCDRSQDSGAQMPSVMRFLFQIPL from the exons ATGGAAACAGTAGTAGGTATGCTTGGAGATGATGATGCTAGAAGTGAAGATTTTCCGTTGCAAGACACTGCTGATCCTGTTGTTTATCAGCTTGTTCGG GTTGATGGCAATGGGAGATTAGTACCTGCAACAGACGATGAGGTTATATCAGCCAAAGACTTGCTCGAAGATGATAaatgtaaagtaagagatatagATGCTGGTCAGACTCTAGGATGCAGCATAAATAGTGGGAGTAAATCGTGTGGTTCAAAAAGAGCTGAGGTTGAAGGCTCAG GCCAGCCACAGCTTAAGGTCCTAGAAGTTGGtacagaaaagaaaaatatgtcaCCTGACTCTGAAATAGGCTATACAAAAGTAGATGTTATGCATGAG GAGATCTCTAAATTTGTTCCAAATGCAGTTGATGTAAGTGAATGCCAGTCTGGGAGTGTAGAGGGATGCTCAAAGCATTTAGATGAATCAGAAAAGGCCAACTCTCCTGTTGGTACTGATATTAGACCTGATTTCTCACTGTTGAATGGGGAAATACACCTTGACAGCCTATCAGTTAAAGATCTTCAGGAGATTTTTCAGGCGACATTCGGAAGACAAACTTCTGTGAAAGACAAACAGTGGCTAAAAAGGAGGATTATTATGGGATTGACTAATTCTTGTGATTTTTCAACCACAACACTAGTAGTTATTGGTAACAGAGTGGTGAAGAGAGGTAAGGATGAAACCGGTCAACGTATGGATGGTTCTGTTTTGGTTGATTGTGTAGTTACATCTGCTCTGGAGACAAATGAAAGACCAAACACTGTCCATGATGAACAAATTGAAACCCACCCAACTGGTAATGCAATGGCATTACAAAGTTCTGCTAGTCAGGATAATTGTGAGAGTAATGAGACTGACACAGAACATAGACCAGTAAAAAGAGTTCGAAAGCCCACAAGACGGtatattgaagaaatttctGAAGGAGAATCCAGAGATTCTGGTGCTCAAACTGTCTCCTCAGTTGAACCTCCGGCATGTGACCAGTCATCTGCACAAGTTTGTGTTAGATCTATTCAGAATTTTGGACTGGATCAAAGATATCTCCTCAGGAAAGATTCTCTTGGTGGTTTTGGAATTCAGGTTCCATATGTTAACCGCATTCGCCGAAGCCGTCCAAGGAAAAATTTTGTGACCCTG TCTGTTGTCTATTCGGAAAGATGCACTTCAGAAACAGAAAGGAAAACCCTTCAGTTTGAGCAGGAAGTAAAAAGTACGGAATCATTGAAGGCTAATTTAGATGATGATGTTGCCACTGTACCCACTGCAAATGGAGGAATGAGGAGGAAGCATCATCGACCTTGGACACTTGGTGAAGTTGTTAAACTGGTTGAGGGAGTTTCAAAATATGGTGCTGGTAGATGGTCAGAGATCAAACGCCTTGCATTTTCTTCGTATTCTTACCGAACATCAGTTGACCTAAAG GACAAATGGAGGAATCTCCTGAGAGCTAGCATGGCTGAATCACCCATGGGAAACGGG GTTCAGAATACTCGGAAGCACGCGTCAGTTCCCATTCCTACTGAAATTCTGTCGAGAGTGAGAGAACTTGCTGATATACATACACAG AAACAAAGCATCAATGGGGTCAGACACTTGTGTATTTGTTGTGACAGGTCACAGGATTCGGGTGCTCAGATGCCATCGGTCATGAGGTTTTTGTTCCAAATTCCTCTGTAA